The following proteins are encoded in a genomic region of Drosophila willistoni isolate 14030-0811.24 chromosome 3R, UCI_dwil_1.1, whole genome shotgun sequence:
- the LOC6650652 gene encoding kinesin heavy chain, whose amino-acid sequence MVKVYLFRKLSALSPNQRDVYKEAVTGVLEQVLQGNASTIFNYGNWPNYTNHGDSHEPNDVVRQIIQQLFRHVAEFSVSIKHLQMNHTDGQFAKESDGKIPNVLNEHFVSSPDDVFIYMEKVMQTFLNNDQDKNCDSFAHVVFTLNVGQRKMAKTKNQKLLGKLQLVHLMSLDACAGSFLLKNDESSIREVLKIVRALANNPKTHLRYHNIRLTHLLNDLLLASTETIVIINYTEMPQFHMMLMGPLKSPSSSVVNSDPQGELWKEQYMKEHKKYMCLKEKVLNLDLWNRDLTKLEAKQLDELLEILEQQSSNGNSRSTSFNYGCMESTMNNDPGKRLELCALANNEKPKAPLQIRKEIEKIQLEIKHSADEMLELQEVVEQVGRHNRHNEEQLVQKDLMLDKLNDKLVKANDELRRQKMAFLQKLNEYSEKFSELWKEQCRAMKLQEKQHEQQLTEMFDSLCEELHNSHKMELLELCQQITKPAIEKEPTSQL is encoded by the exons ATG GTGAAGGTTTATTTGTTTCGCAAACTGTCTGCACTGAGTCCAAATCAAAGGGATGTCTATAAGGAGGCTGTAACAGGTGTTTTGGAGCAAGTTCTTCAAGGCAATGCCAGTACAATATTCAATTATGGCAACTGGCCAAACTATACCAACCATGGAGATTCCCATGAACCAAATGATGTGGTTAGACAAATTATCCAACAATTGTTTCGGCATGTCGCAGAGTTTAGTGTATCGATAAAACATCTTCAAATGAATCACACAGATGGGCAATTTGCAAAAGAATCTGATGGCAAAATTCCAAATGTATTAAATGAGCATTTTGTGTCGTCACCCGACGATGTTTTTATCTACATGGAAAAAGTTATGCAGACATTTCTCAATAACGATCAGGACAAGAACTGTGATTCGTTTGCTCATGTTGTATTTACCCTTAATGTTGGGCAAAGAAAAATggctaaaaccaaaaaccagaaGCTTTTGGGTAAATTGCAATTGGTGCACCTGATGAGTTTGGATGCTTGTGCTGGCTCCTTTCTTCTAAAAAATGACGAGTCGTCCATAAGAGAAGTATTGAAAATTGTCAGAGCCTTGGCCAATAATCCCAAAACTCACTTAAGATACCATAATATACGATTGACACATCTTTTAAATGATCTGCTGCTTGCCAGCACCGAGACAATTGTGATAATCAACTATACAGAGATGCCACAGTTTCATATGATGCTAATGGGTCCACTCAAAAGTCCATCCTCATCAGTTGTCAACTCGGATCCCCAAGGTGAGTTGTGGAAAGAGCAGTATATGAAGGAGCACAAGAAATATATGTGCCTGAAGGAGAAGGTTCTTAACTTGGACTTGTGGAATCGTGATCTTACTAAACTGGAGGCCAAACAATTGGATGAATTACTTGAAATTCTAGAGCAACAAAGTAGCAATGGAAACAGCAGATCTACCTCTTTTAACTATGGATGTATGGAGAGTACGATGAACAATGATCCTGGCAAAAGATTGGAATTATGTGCCCTGGCCAATAATGAAAAGCCTAAGGCGCCACTTCAAATACGAAAGGAAATTGAGAAAATCCAATTGGAGATTAAGCACTCTGCAGACGAAATGTTGGAGTTGCAAGAGGTCGTAGAGCAAGTCGGAAGGCATAATAGACACAATGAGGAACAGCTGGTGCAAAAGGATCTTATGCTGGACAAGCTTAATGACAAGCTTGTCAAGGCCAACGATGAACTGAGACGTCAAAAGATGGCCTTTCTGCAAAAATTGAACGAATACTCGGAAAAGTTTAGTGAGTTGTGGAAAGAGCAATGCCGAGCCATGAAATTGCAAGAGAAGCAACATGAACAACAACTCACCGAGATGTTCGATAGCCTCTGCGAGGAGCTGCATAACTCACATAAAATGGAATTGTTAGAGCTATGCCAACAGATAACCAAGCCGGCAATCGAGAAAGAGCCAACTTCACAACTCTAG